A region from the Nostoc sp. HK-01 genome encodes:
- a CDS encoding beta-ketoacyl synthase: MSAYSIDTALAELEAQINSCEKTLIRYIEEKKMTTDKPMSINKLNRQLQQNPIAIVGMASLFAKARNLREYWQNIINKIDCITDVPSSHWSVEDYYDPNPRTPEDKTYCKRGGFIPEVDFNPMEFGIPPSILEVTDVSQLLSLVIAKEAMEDAGYGESREFSRETIGVVLGVAMAKQLGMPLAARLEYPIWEKVLKSSGLSDEDTKKIVDKIKAAYVKWDENAFPGMLANVVAGRIANRLNFGGINCVVDAACASSFGALKLAISELIEHRADMMLTGGVDTDNTIMAYISFSKTPAVSPSESVKPFDAKSDGMMLGEGIGMIVLKRLEDAERDNDKIYAVIKGIGTSSDGRYKSIYAPRKEGQVTALRRAYEDAGFSPATVGLMEAHGTGTMAGDPTEFGSLRDFFGVHDQKRQHIALGSVKSQIGHTKAAAGAASLIKTALALHHKILPPTINITEPNPKLDINNSAFYLNTETRPWIRAEGDAPRRAGVSSFGFGGTNYHVVLEEYEAGQNQPYRIHSTPQEILLFADNPAQLLSKCEADLWKLQSEGGERHFSQLVQDSQSLEIPQTAARVGFVAENLQEACKLLQTSIDWLKLKGAAASWEHPQGIYYRASGMELGGKVVALFSGQGSQYLEMGRELVMNFPEMQRLHGFMDSLLIKDNLQPLSEIVFPRPTFEEAEKNAQVAALQRTEYAQPAIGVFSAGLYSILQKAGFKSDFVAGHSFGELTALWAAGVLSEPDYLFLVKARGQAMAAPEDPDHDAGTMLAVKEDINKIEPILKHYPQVSIANFNSPTQVVLAGPTAEIAKVRQTLQEQGYAAVPLPVSAAFHTSLIAFAQKSFAIATKSVKFNTATTPVFSNVTGKAYPQDPTGMQRILETHLASSVLFKQEIENIYAAGGSCFVEFGPKRILTNLVKDILGDRPHITIALNPSTQKNSDRSLREAAVQMRVIGMQLKNLDPYQVQPVLPPAEKKKTLSVRLNGINYVSEKTRNGFKEALESGHKVSLPAAPAPVKESSVQEVLEKTNHKGREGHEEEIRVLESSGVSTQITQPEPVPEVTSITSITEPQPEMNPAILSNQLAQESDMPKPENLVNYQRMLESLEYLLTQFQKNQSDNLQTHGQYLNHQMEYTKAFFQLMQQQNALFANAKSSQEVAQLKLVVMEGVERSMMQFHNQQGETLRIHEQYLLEQVEYAKNFFNLIQQQYSQLIAGGVAVEPTPVSDAPVPATTKIVAPTPVVEPVAKNGNGNGHVSKPVETPVTPAPQPVAVATTPVIETPVAPAPQPVAVAPTPVIETPVVPVPVVEAPVVFTPTPVVETPAPVVQIPTPQPVAVVSAPVVAAPAVDVSDLDKNLLAIISDKTGYPVEMLELEMDMEADLGIDSIKRVEILGGLQEMYPNLPKPNLEELAEKRSIGDIITYLQTNASGNPSVGVAVLPAPAALEMPVATTIPVVPVAPAPEPVVIAETPVVEIVEDTTDYADIAQTLLNITSDKTGYPVEMLELEMDMEADLGIDSIKRVEILGAMQETYPNLPKPNVEDLGDLRTIGQIVEYLQRLVAGEKKKPDSNWDFQPVQVIENVARRPAQLKILPLPDSLEFSLPEGHICLITDDGSLTTSHVVQTLCDRGWKVVVLSFPQAIIAQQAPLPAGVERITLADMSEELLQHKLSAIATNIGTIGNFIHIHPQAVEQDKAIVKHIFFVAKHLKKSLTETANYTRSSFLTVVRLDGAFGLEHNTNYGAIAGGLFGLTKTLRWEWPKVFARSIDLSPAIDAQKSAEHIIGELCDSNLYINEVAYGSQGRVTLKASIK, translated from the coding sequence ATGTCTGCTTATTCAATTGATACTGCTTTGGCCGAGTTGGAAGCCCAGATCAACAGTTGTGAAAAAACTTTGATTAGGTATATAGAGGAAAAAAAGATGACGACAGACAAACCAATGTCGATTAACAAACTTAACAGACAATTGCAACAAAATCCTATAGCAATCGTTGGCATGGCTTCGCTATTTGCGAAAGCCAGAAATTTGCGGGAATATTGGCAAAATATCATTAACAAAATCGATTGTATTACTGATGTACCCTCTTCCCACTGGAGCGTAGAAGATTATTACGACCCCAACCCCAGAACCCCAGAAGATAAAACTTATTGTAAACGTGGTGGTTTTATTCCAGAGGTTGATTTTAACCCGATGGAATTTGGGATTCCGCCTAGCATTTTAGAAGTAACTGATGTTTCGCAGTTATTAAGTTTGGTCATTGCCAAAGAAGCAATGGAAGATGCTGGTTATGGAGAGTCACGCGAGTTTAGCCGCGAAACTATTGGAGTAGTTCTCGGTGTAGCTATGGCTAAACAGTTGGGAATGCCACTAGCTGCACGGTTAGAGTATCCAATCTGGGAAAAAGTTCTCAAAAGCAGTGGTTTGTCTGACGAAGATACCAAAAAAATCGTTGACAAAATCAAAGCTGCTTACGTCAAGTGGGATGAAAACGCCTTCCCCGGAATGCTGGCTAACGTCGTGGCTGGACGCATTGCCAACCGCTTGAACTTTGGCGGAATTAACTGTGTAGTTGATGCGGCTTGTGCTAGTTCCTTCGGTGCGTTGAAACTCGCTATTAGCGAACTAATCGAACATCGCGCTGACATGATGCTAACTGGTGGTGTGGATACCGACAACACCATCATGGCTTACATTTCCTTCAGCAAAACCCCGGCTGTTTCTCCTAGCGAGAGTGTCAAACCATTCGATGCTAAGTCCGATGGGATGATGCTGGGTGAAGGTATCGGGATGATTGTTCTCAAGCGTCTAGAAGATGCAGAAAGAGACAACGATAAGATCTATGCCGTAATTAAAGGCATTGGTACTTCCAGCGATGGCCGCTACAAGAGTATTTATGCACCTCGCAAAGAAGGTCAAGTAACTGCCTTGCGCCGCGCTTATGAAGACGCTGGTTTCTCTCCTGCTACCGTCGGTCTGATGGAAGCCCACGGTACTGGGACAATGGCTGGCGACCCCACCGAGTTCGGTTCTTTAAGAGACTTCTTTGGGGTACACGACCAGAAAAGACAGCACATCGCTTTAGGTAGTGTGAAATCCCAAATCGGACACACCAAAGCGGCTGCGGGTGCGGCAAGTTTAATTAAAACTGCTTTGGCACTGCATCACAAAATTTTACCGCCAACTATTAATATTACTGAGCCGAACCCCAAACTCGACATTAACAACTCGGCATTTTATCTTAATACTGAAACAAGACCTTGGATTCGTGCGGAAGGCGATGCACCAAGACGTGCGGGTGTAAGTTCCTTCGGGTTTGGTGGGACAAACTACCACGTCGTTTTAGAAGAATACGAAGCTGGACAGAATCAGCCCTACCGGATACACAGCACACCTCAAGAAATCCTGCTGTTTGCTGATAACCCAGCGCAACTACTCAGCAAGTGTGAAGCAGATTTATGGAAGTTGCAATCAGAAGGCGGTGAGAGACATTTTTCTCAGTTGGTGCAAGATAGTCAATCATTAGAAATTCCCCAAACTGCGGCGAGAGTTGGCTTTGTTGCTGAGAATTTGCAAGAAGCTTGCAAGTTGCTACAAACCAGCATTGACTGGTTGAAACTCAAAGGTGCAGCCGCATCTTGGGAACACCCCCAAGGTATTTATTACCGCGCCTCTGGAATGGAATTAGGCGGTAAAGTTGTTGCACTGTTCTCTGGTCAAGGTTCCCAATACCTAGAAATGGGTCGGGAATTAGTGATGAACTTCCCTGAGATGCAGCGTTTGCATGGTTTCATGGATAGTTTGTTAATCAAAGATAACTTGCAGCCTCTCTCGGAAATTGTCTTCCCCCGCCCAACCTTTGAAGAAGCAGAGAAAAACGCTCAAGTTGCAGCATTGCAACGTACAGAATACGCTCAACCTGCAATTGGTGTGTTCAGTGCTGGTCTGTATTCCATCCTGCAAAAAGCTGGTTTCAAATCTGATTTCGTAGCCGGACACAGCTTCGGCGAGTTAACAGCATTGTGGGCTGCGGGTGTGTTGAGTGAGCCAGATTACTTGTTCTTGGTGAAAGCTAGGGGTCAAGCAATGGCTGCACCAGAAGACCCAGACCACGACGCAGGCACAATGTTGGCTGTCAAAGAAGACATCAATAAAATCGAGCCAATACTGAAGCACTATCCGCAAGTATCAATTGCTAACTTCAATTCTCCGACTCAGGTGGTGTTGGCAGGGCCGACCGCAGAAATCGCTAAAGTGCGTCAGACTTTGCAAGAACAGGGATATGCGGCTGTACCTTTGCCTGTTTCCGCAGCTTTCCACACTTCTCTGATTGCTTTTGCTCAGAAATCCTTTGCGATCGCCACTAAGTCAGTCAAATTCAATACCGCAACAACTCCAGTTTTCAGCAATGTTACTGGCAAGGCTTATCCCCAAGACCCCACGGGAATGCAGCGCATCCTGGAAACTCACCTCGCAAGTTCGGTGCTGTTTAAACAGGAAATTGAAAATATCTACGCGGCTGGTGGTTCTTGCTTTGTGGAATTCGGGCCGAAAAGAATTCTGACTAATTTAGTTAAGGATATTTTAGGCGATCGCCCTCATATTACCATCGCATTGAATCCTAGCACTCAGAAGAATAGCGATCGTTCTCTGCGGGAAGCAGCAGTACAAATGCGCGTCATTGGGATGCAGTTGAAGAATCTTGACCCCTATCAAGTTCAACCTGTACTACCTCCGGCGGAGAAAAAGAAAACCTTGAGTGTGCGTCTCAACGGGATTAACTACGTTTCGGAGAAAACGAGAAACGGCTTCAAGGAAGCGTTGGAGAGTGGGCATAAGGTTTCGTTACCTGCTGCACCTGCGCCAGTAAAAGAAAGTAGTGTTCAAGAAGTCCTAGAAAAAACGAACCACAAAGGGCGCGAAGGACACGAAGAAGAAATAAGAGTTTTAGAGAGTTCAGGCGTGAGTACTCAAATTACTCAACCAGAACCAGTACCTGAAGTTACTTCCATAACAAGTATTACTGAACCACAACCAGAAATGAATCCTGCGATCCTTTCTAATCAACTAGCCCAGGAATCTGATATGCCAAAACCTGAAAACTTGGTAAATTACCAGCGAATGCTAGAAAGCTTAGAGTACCTGCTGACCCAATTCCAAAAGAATCAATCTGATAACTTACAAACTCACGGTCAGTACCTCAACCATCAGATGGAATACACTAAAGCATTCTTCCAACTGATGCAGCAGCAAAACGCTTTGTTCGCTAACGCCAAGTCTTCCCAAGAGGTAGCGCAACTGAAGCTAGTGGTTATGGAAGGTGTAGAACGCAGCATGATGCAGTTTCACAACCAACAAGGTGAAACTCTCCGCATCCATGAACAATATCTTCTGGAACAGGTAGAATACGCCAAAAACTTCTTCAATCTGATTCAGCAACAATATTCACAGCTGATTGCTGGTGGTGTCGCAGTTGAACCAACCCCTGTCAGCGATGCACCCGTACCTGCAACCACTAAAATTGTTGCACCAACTCCAGTAGTTGAGCCTGTAGCGAAAAACGGCAATGGTAACGGTCATGTTTCTAAACCTGTTGAAACACCAGTTACACCAGCACCTCAGCCTGTAGCAGTTGCAACTACACCTGTAATCGAAACACCAGTTGCACCAGCACCTCAACCTGTAGCGGTTGCACCCACACCTGTAATTGAAACACCAGTTGTACCAGTACCAGTAGTTGAAGCACCTGTTGTTTTCACTCCCACGCCGGTAGTTGAAACACCCGCACCAGTAGTCCAAATTCCTACACCTCAGCCTGTAGCTGTAGTTAGCGCACCTGTTGTAGCTGCGCCTGCGGTTGATGTCTCCGACTTAGACAAAAATCTGCTAGCAATTATTAGTGATAAAACTGGCTACCCAGTCGAGATGCTCGAATTAGAGATGGACATGGAAGCCGACTTGGGTATTGACTCCATCAAGCGAGTTGAAATCTTGGGTGGATTACAAGAAATGTATCCTAACTTACCCAAGCCCAACTTAGAAGAACTAGCAGAAAAACGCAGCATCGGCGACATTATTACATATCTGCAAACTAATGCTTCGGGAAATCCTAGTGTCGGAGTTGCAGTGTTACCCGCGCCAGCAGCACTAGAAATGCCAGTCGCTACTACCATACCTGTAGTTCCTGTAGCACCTGCACCTGAACCAGTAGTAATTGCTGAAACTCCAGTCGTAGAGATTGTAGAAGATACCACCGATTACGCAGATATCGCCCAAACACTCCTAAATATTACCAGCGATAAAACTGGCTACCCAGTCGAGATGCTGGAACTCGAAATGGACATGGAAGCCGACTTAGGTATCGACTCCATCAAACGGGTAGAAATTTTGGGAGCAATGCAAGAAACGTACCCCAACCTACCCAAGCCAAACGTCGAAGATTTAGGCGACTTACGAACCATCGGTCAAATAGTTGAGTATCTGCAACGCCTAGTTGCGGGTGAAAAAAAAAAGCCTGATTCTAACTGGGACTTCCAGCCAGTCCAAGTAATCGAAAACGTTGCGCGTCGTCCCGCGCAACTAAAAATACTCCCGCTACCCGACAGCTTAGAGTTCAGTTTACCAGAGGGACACATCTGCTTAATCACAGATGATGGCTCCCTCACTACCTCCCACGTAGTACAAACCCTGTGCGATCGCGGTTGGAAAGTAGTAGTATTAAGCTTCCCCCAAGCTATCATCGCTCAACAAGCACCCTTACCTGCTGGTGTAGAACGCATCACCCTTGCAGATATGAGTGAAGAATTACTCCAACATAAATTATCTGCGATCGCAACTAATATTGGCACAATTGGCAACTTCATTCACATCCATCCCCAGGCTGTAGAACAGGACAAAGCGATAGTTAAGCACATCTTCTTTGTAGCTAAACACCTGAAGAAATCCCTCACCGAAACCGCCAATTACACCCGCAGTTCCTTCTTAACAGTGGTGCGCTTAGATGGTGCATTTGGGTTAGAGCATAACACCAATTATGGAGCGATCGCAGGTGGTTTATTCGGACTCACCAAAACCCTGAGATGGGAATGGCCAAAAGTATTTGCTCGTTCAATTGATTTAAGCCCGGCGATAGATGCACAAAAATCGGCTGAACATATTATTGGCGAACTGTGTGACTCGAATCTTTATATCAATGAAGTCGCTTATGGTTCTCAAGGGCGAGTTACGTTGAAGGCTTCCATTAAGTAA
- a CDS encoding secretion protein HlyD — translation MALRKYSQLFTKPLSRWQIMLAASLTIAAAGLGTFYSVAPKFSRVPLQTTQANPPKPVPVKLAITALGRLQPEGKVTYLSAPNSINGVRVEKLLVKEGDEVKAGQVLAYLEDYARATAALQQSLDKLQVAKAKLAQVKAGAKSGDIDAQKATIANLESQLKGEVATQQATINRIQAQVNNAQTENDRYQQLYKQGAIAASVADSKALQLKTTQEQLTEAKAALIRTQNTLKDQQTEAKARLKSISEVRSVDVDAAQTEVKSAVTAIKQAKADQDLTYIKAPIDGKILKIHAKTGEVINTAGFAEIGKISQMYVVAEVYQTDIQNVRVGQKASISSAAFAGKLQGTVKEIGWQVDKQSIFSLNPRSDTDRRIIEVKISIDNPADSQRVARLTNLQVDVAIQI, via the coding sequence ATGGCACTAAGAAAATACAGCCAGTTGTTTACAAAACCCCTAAGTCGGTGGCAAATAATGTTAGCAGCTTCTCTCACTATCGCTGCTGCTGGGCTAGGAACTTTTTACAGTGTTGCACCAAAATTTTCTCGTGTTCCCCTGCAAACAACTCAAGCAAATCCACCAAAACCTGTACCTGTTAAACTTGCAATCACAGCTTTAGGACGTTTGCAGCCAGAAGGTAAAGTTACTTATTTATCTGCACCAAATTCCATCAACGGTGTGCGTGTTGAAAAACTGTTGGTGAAAGAAGGTGATGAAGTTAAAGCAGGACAAGTATTAGCGTATTTGGAAGATTATGCTCGTGCTACAGCAGCTTTGCAACAGTCTTTAGATAAATTGCAAGTTGCCAAAGCTAAATTAGCACAGGTAAAAGCTGGTGCTAAATCTGGAGATATCGACGCACAAAAAGCAACCATTGCGAATTTAGAGTCACAACTAAAAGGAGAAGTTGCGACTCAACAGGCAACAATTAACCGTATTCAAGCTCAAGTAAACAACGCTCAAACCGAGAACGATCGCTATCAGCAATTATACAAACAAGGTGCGATCGCTGCTTCTGTTGCCGACAGTAAAGCTTTACAACTTAAGACAACTCAAGAGCAACTAACAGAAGCTAAAGCTGCGCTTATCCGTACACAAAATACTCTAAAAGACCAACAAACAGAAGCTAAAGCCAGACTCAAAAGTATCAGTGAAGTACGTTCTGTAGATGTTGATGCAGCCCAAACGGAAGTTAAAAGTGCTGTGACTGCAATTAAACAAGCTAAAGCTGACCAAGACTTAACTTACATTAAAGCTCCCATTGACGGTAAAATCCTCAAAATTCACGCAAAAACAGGTGAAGTTATCAACACCGCAGGTTTTGCAGAAATCGGGAAGATATCGCAAATGTATGTAGTTGCAGAAGTCTATCAAACCGATATTCAAAATGTACGTGTAGGTCAAAAAGCCAGCATTAGCAGTGCTGCATTTGCTGGAAAATTACAGGGAACTGTCAAAGAAATTGGTTGGCAAGTTGATAAACAAAGCATCTTTAGTCTTAACCCCAGATCTGATACAGACCGCAGAATTATTGAAGTAAAAATATCCATTGATAACCCCGCAGATAGTCAAAGAGTAGCGCGTTTGACTAACTTGCAAGTGGATGTCGCTATTCAAATATAG
- a CDS encoding NAD-dependent epimerase/dehydratase: MNLQNTTLLITGIDDFIGLRAAELAIAQGMKVRGLQSSSDRTIAQNLGVEVIVGSITDPKIAQKACQGVDIVLHTAQLTQEAGPIKEFREINVSGTINMAKAAKGAGVKTFLHLSSVMVYGFDYPNNITESDRLSGDNNPYCQSKIEAEAELLPLNSPPDFGVIVIRAGDVYGPGCIPWIVRPLLMMRQKLFAYANDGKGVINHLYIDNLIDAMFLAIQKEAYGEVFNITDGQETSWKEYFMRLAATEGLQAPMSVAKDEIKLFLKIRSQGQKLFRKKADILPESVDFMTRPYAYSITKAQTLLDYKPKIDLEEGLRKTSAWVQKTDIQQLVK; this comes from the coding sequence ATGAACTTACAAAACACAACCCTGCTAATTACTGGGATTGACGATTTTATTGGCTTGCGTGCAGCCGAGTTAGCCATAGCGCAGGGAATGAAGGTACGCGGACTACAAAGTTCAAGCGATCGCACCATAGCCCAAAATTTAGGTGTAGAGGTTATCGTTGGTAGTATTACTGACCCTAAAATTGCCCAAAAAGCTTGTCAGGGAGTAGATATCGTTCTCCACACTGCCCAACTTACCCAAGAAGCTGGCCCCATCAAAGAATTTCGGGAAATCAATGTCAGCGGTACCATCAATATGGCCAAAGCTGCTAAAGGTGCTGGAGTAAAAACTTTCCTTCACCTCTCCAGCGTAATGGTCTATGGCTTTGATTATCCCAATAACATCACTGAGTCTGACCGTTTATCTGGCGACAATAATCCTTACTGTCAAAGCAAAATCGAAGCAGAAGCAGAACTCTTACCCCTAAATTCTCCACCAGACTTCGGTGTGATAGTGATTCGTGCTGGTGATGTCTATGGCCCTGGATGTATCCCTTGGATAGTCAGACCATTATTGATGATGCGACAAAAGCTATTCGCTTATGCTAACGATGGTAAAGGAGTTATCAATCATCTATATATAGATAATCTGATTGATGCCATGTTCTTGGCTATCCAAAAAGAAGCTTACGGTGAAGTTTTTAATATTACCGACGGTCAAGAAACTTCCTGGAAAGAGTATTTTATGCGCTTGGCTGCAACCGAAGGGTTACAGGCTCCTATGTCTGTTGCCAAAGATGAAATAAAACTATTTCTCAAAATTCGCAGCCAAGGACAAAAACTATTCCGTAAAAAAGCTGATATTCTGCCAGAATCAGTTGATTTTATGACTCGTCCCTACGCTTATTCTATTACCAAAGCCCAAACTTTATTGGATTACAAACCAAAAATTGATTTAGAAGAAGGCTTACGTAAAACATCAGCATGGGTGCAAAAAACTGACATCCAGCAACTAGTAAAATAG
- a CDS encoding family 2 glycosyl transferase has translation MDNSPPAPLLPICSYILGNWYYFAHTLCTLIPLPTNYMEALTIFLSKSLLGWLAIQVCLALVFLLYLHLSRKNSLPDEQLPKTAVILCLRGADPFLSECLRSLLTQNYPQYNLKLVVDSQTDPAWQVAQDTIHQLGATNVEINYLRVIRHNCSLKCSALLQVFAELDDAYEVVAFVDADTIVHPNWLRELVSPLANPKVGATTGNRWYVPTGKYWGSVVRYSGNVSTVVQMFLFGIPWGGTLAIKTKVLRHTGMLDMWGKVLNEDLMMHKVLKKHGMQIKFVPSLMMLNREESDLLGLIDHLKRLFLYSRLYHPQWIAIVGDVISSILFPTITIVLLLVSLWGEQWQTAALLFRAYSIYTLGLLLLMLTLEIGVKPVILAQGQSVTKLSVGTILKMLLAIPLTQWVYGLALLSSLLRSTIKWRGAIYRVQGPWNIRLVEYQAYDFLDQPIDSKISL, from the coding sequence ATGGATAATTCTCCCCCTGCCCCTCTGCTGCCTATATGTAGCTATATTTTGGGGAATTGGTATTACTTCGCCCACACCCTTTGCACCCTTATACCCCTTCCCACTAATTACATGGAAGCATTGACGATATTTCTGTCTAAGTCTTTGCTGGGTTGGCTGGCTATTCAGGTGTGTCTAGCACTTGTATTTTTGTTGTACTTGCACCTCAGCCGAAAAAACTCATTACCAGATGAACAGCTACCCAAAACGGCGGTGATTCTTTGTTTACGTGGAGCCGATCCGTTTTTATCTGAATGTTTGCGATCGCTTCTAACTCAAAATTATCCACAATACAATTTAAAGCTAGTAGTCGATAGTCAAACAGACCCAGCATGGCAAGTTGCACAAGATACTATTCATCAGCTAGGCGCAACTAACGTTGAAATCAACTATTTAAGGGTAATTCGTCACAATTGCAGCCTGAAGTGCAGCGCCCTTTTGCAAGTTTTTGCCGAATTAGATGATGCGTACGAAGTGGTAGCTTTCGTCGATGCTGATACAATAGTTCATCCTAACTGGTTGCGAGAATTAGTCAGCCCTCTGGCAAATCCCAAGGTAGGGGCGACAACTGGTAATCGTTGGTATGTCCCAACTGGTAAGTATTGGGGTTCTGTAGTTCGTTACTCAGGTAATGTATCTACAGTTGTGCAGATGTTCTTATTTGGCATTCCTTGGGGTGGTACTTTAGCAATCAAAACAAAAGTACTGCGCCACACAGGAATGCTAGATATGTGGGGAAAAGTTTTGAATGAAGACTTGATGATGCACAAAGTTCTCAAAAAACACGGGATGCAAATCAAGTTTGTGCCTTCTTTGATGATGCTCAATCGTGAAGAGTCTGATTTGTTAGGCTTAATCGATCATCTCAAGCGGCTATTTTTATACTCTCGACTTTATCATCCTCAATGGATAGCTATAGTTGGTGATGTCATTTCTAGCATTTTATTTCCAACTATCACCATTGTTTTATTACTAGTGTCGTTGTGGGGTGAACAATGGCAAACAGCAGCTTTATTATTTCGCGCTTATAGCATCTATACTCTGGGACTACTCTTACTCATGCTGACATTAGAGATAGGAGTTAAACCAGTGATTTTAGCTCAAGGTCAGTCTGTGACCAAATTATCAGTTGGCACAATCTTAAAAATGTTGCTTGCTATTCCATTAACACAATGGGTATATGGTTTAGCATTACTTTCTTCTTTATTGAGATCAACAATTAAATGGCGGGGCGCGATTTACCGAGTCCAAGGCCCTTGGAATATCCGGTTAGTGGAATACCAGGCTTATGATTTTTTGGATCAACCAATAGATAGCAAAATATCTTTGTGA
- a CDS encoding heterocyst specific ABC-transporter, membrane spanning subunit DevC homolog, producing the protein MNFKIPLAWLQLAQQKIRFVVAVAGIAFIVLLMFVQLGFQDALYSSATAVHQGLRGDLFLVSSQYKSLTSSQSFSRTRLYQSLGFEGVESVSPMYLQFAKLKNPATGEKYSIYVIGFDPGNPVMNIPEIEQNLDKLKIPDVMLFDRNSRPEFGPIAAKFDQGDTEQTIEIFPFDGPIGYNVRVGGLFSLGPSFGVDGNLIVSDSTFLRINPNTRPAEKIDIGVITLKPNADKEKVLENLQANLPNDVLVFTRQGFINFEKQYWADRTPIGFILNLMLTMASVVGVVIVYQILYSNIATQFIAYATLKAIGYPNSYLLNVVFQQALILAIASYIPGFLTSIILYDFAMEATKLPIMMTANNALIVFISAVLMCITSGALAINKLRSADPADIF; encoded by the coding sequence ATGAATTTTAAGATTCCTTTAGCGTGGCTACAGTTAGCCCAACAAAAGATTCGTTTTGTTGTTGCTGTAGCTGGAATTGCTTTTATTGTGCTGTTGATGTTTGTCCAGCTAGGCTTTCAAGATGCACTATATTCTAGCGCTACCGCAGTGCATCAAGGCTTACGCGGAGATTTATTTTTAGTTAGTTCACAATATAAGTCTTTGACATCTAGCCAAAGCTTTTCTCGAACTCGTTTGTATCAATCTTTGGGGTTTGAAGGCGTTGAATCTGTTAGCCCCATGTATTTACAATTTGCTAAGTTAAAAAATCCTGCTACTGGTGAGAAATATTCCATATACGTGATTGGCTTTGACCCAGGAAATCCTGTGATGAATATCCCAGAGATTGAGCAAAATTTGGACAAACTGAAAATTCCTGATGTCATGCTATTTGACCGGAATTCTCGACCAGAGTTTGGGCCAATTGCTGCCAAATTTGACCAGGGAGATACTGAACAGACAATTGAAATATTTCCCTTTGATGGCCCCATTGGCTACAACGTGCGAGTAGGTGGATTATTTAGCTTAGGCCCTTCCTTTGGTGTAGATGGTAACTTAATTGTCAGCGACTCAACTTTTCTGCGGATAAATCCGAATACTCGTCCAGCAGAAAAAATCGATATAGGCGTGATTACCTTGAAGCCTAACGCTGATAAAGAAAAAGTTTTAGAAAATTTGCAAGCCAATTTACCTAATGATGTCCTGGTGTTTACGCGTCAAGGCTTTATCAATTTTGAGAAACAATATTGGGCTGACAGAACACCCATTGGTTTCATTCTTAACTTAATGTTGACGATGGCTTCTGTTGTCGGTGTAGTTATTGTTTACCAAATTCTCTACAGTAATATTGCAACTCAATTTATTGCGTATGCAACTTTAAAAGCCATTGGCTATCCAAATTCTTATTTGTTAAATGTTGTCTTTCAACAAGCTTTAATCTTGGCAATTGCTTCATATATACCAGGATTTTTGACTTCTATAATTTTGTACGACTTTGCGATGGAAGCGACAAAATTACCCATTATGATGACAGCAAATAATGCCCTGATTGTATTTATTTCAGCAGTTTTAATGTGTATTACTTCTGGCGCACTTGCAATTAACAAATTACGTTCTGCTGACCCGGCAGATATTTTCTAA